The Ipomoea triloba cultivar NCNSP0323 chromosome 13, ASM357664v1 genomic interval TTTGAGCTTTTAAGTTTGGTCTATGAATTATTAGCTCTAATGACTTGAATAGATCTTCAAACATAGAGAATTATCCAACATAAGAGGCATGGGGTATGGCAGGTTCTTTAGCAATGGGCTTGGGGAATATTGTGAAAGTGGTGTTGGTGACACAGATAATTCTCAACCAATTGAGAAAGTAGTGTTGGCTACACTgttgcacccccccccccccacccccaagCCATGAATAGCTCTTCAAGCTACTGCTGTTGCTTGTGACTATGCCGTAGATGATGCctatgtttaattgtttctaTAGACTGCATGGGAACAACAATATTAGGATCAATGTTTCCAGGCAACCTGAAATAACCTACTGCCCATGGAGAATTAACTGGTTGCTTTGACTTGGAAACTTGATTATGCAAAAATTTCAGAAATGAAAGATTAGTTTTGTCAAAATGGACATGCCGAGCAATGGATTTCTTCCCAATGCTAGGATCAGGACAATGATAACTGTGGAAAGATGTATGATAACCTATAAAGACACATGTAGTAAGCCGAAAATGTTATATAGTGGTTATATGGCCATAAGCCCATAACAATGGGAAGCGTTATATAGTGATTAAATGGTCATAACAATGGGAGCAAAGCCACCCAAAACCATAATTAGGTGGTTTGTTATAGAGCAGCCCAAAgggagtattattatttattagtggtGATGGCAGTCTATTTATCAAGTACACAGCTGTGTCAACTGTGTAATGCCATTAGCAAGAGCGGGCTGATTCTTGAGCTAGAAAAGCCAAGCTAGTTTCAACAATTTGTGGATTATGGCATTCCACTTTGCCTGCTTTCATGCAAGCAGATAAATTCAAGTAGAAATTactggaaaaaagaaaagtgatAGAAAATATTCTGAAATTGTGTAAATCATAGTGgtcaaattgacattttaactGTTTTTGTACATTTCAAAGTGATCTGGTAGGTTGTATAAATTaggtttttaattaaaatttatacatttttaaatactacGTATGTCCTTTGTGTTAAAGGCTTAAGAAAACTCAGAGTGCCCTAAATTACTAACTGCAGAGTAGCTATTGTACCAGCAGAGAGAAAGCAGAAAACCCTCTCTTTCTCAcatcaccatgtcttcaaacaaTCCATCTCAGCTGCTCCCATCTGGTATGTTGCCTTgtactcttttttatttttcttaatttttccactagatataaatttttgaagatattttttaattttttatttgcagaGCTAATTGATCGCTGCATTGGGTCCAAAATCTGGGTCATAATGAAAGGGGATAAGGAGCTTGTTGGAACACTTAGAGGATTTGATGTTTATGTTAACATGGTCCTCGAAGATGTCACTGAATAGTACGTTCCTCTATTGAAATTAGGGTTGCTTCAATTTAAGTGTTATTgcattttcaattattttctcTGAAGCCAATAATTAAAATAGGAATT includes:
- the LOC116001781 gene encoding sm-like protein LSM5 codes for the protein MSSNNPSQLLPSELIDRCIGSKIWVIMKGDKELVGTLRGFDVYVNMVLEDVTEYEITSEGRRITKLDQILLNGNNIAILVPGGSPDTE